The following DNA comes from Candidatus Hydrogenedens sp..
ACTGGTTTGTTCGCTCAGAAAAGAAATCATCAAAAACAGAAGAAAAAGACTTATAGATAAAATAAAACAATTGTATGAACACAATTGCAATCCTAAAAACGGTTCATTTAACAAAAAAATACTCAGGATTTTCTTCAAAAGAATATTACGCTGTAAATGACCTTTCTTTTGAAATAAATAAAGGGGAGGTTTTTGGCTTTCTCGGGAGGAACGGTGCTGGTAAAACGACAACAATCAAGATGATTTGTGGATTATTAATACCTACTTCCGGAAAGGTATATATTAACGGTATAGAAACTATAGACCCCAATTCAAGAAAAAATCTTGGATACCTTCCTGAACAACCTTACTTTTATGAATATCTTACACCGAGGGAAACTATCGAGTTCTATTGTAGATTAAAAGGCATAGATTCAAAAGAAAGACAACAAGAATGGTTAAGACTTTCTGAACTTCTTGATTTAAAACCAATTGCAGATATCAGATTGAAAAATTTTTCCAAAGGGATGAGACAAAAAATAGGTTTTGCTATAGCATTAGTAGGAAATCCGGATTTTTTGATTTTAGATGAGCCTATGAGTGGATTAGACCCTGTGGGAAGGAAACATATCCGCGAACTTATTCAACAACAAAAAGAGATGGGAAAGACTATATTCTTTAGTTCCCATGTTTTAAGTGATGTAGAACAATTGTGTGATAGAGTAGGTGTATTATCAAAGGGTAAATTGGTTGCTATTGGGCATGTTCGAGAAGTTCTACAACAAGATATTCGACAGGTTGAAGTAATATTCAAAAATTTAGACACGGCTCTAATACCTCCATTGCAAAAAAAAGGTACATTAATCCGAACATGGGAAGACTATTTCCAATTCCGATTTGAAAATATTTCTATTGCCAATCAAGTAATAACCGAATGCCTACAAAAAGGTGCTGTTATTATAGAATGTAGCCCTCAAAGAGAAACATTAGAAGACTACTTTATAAGAATGCAAATCGTTGAAGATAGTCAAATAAGGAAAAATGATATTTACTATTCCCGAGTTGAGGAATAAAAAAAATGAGAATTTTAGCAGTAGCCCAAAATACTTTCCGCGAATCTGTTCGCGATAAAGTTTTGTATGTTTTGTTACTTTTTGCAGGGGTGGTTATTATTGGCTCAAAAGCAGTGGGATGGATAAGTATTGGACAGGATATAAAGATTATTAAAGACTTATCCTTAGCGGGAATGTCTGTTTTTGGGGCTTTAATTGCTATTTTTGTGGGAACAAATCTTGTTTATAAAGAAATTGACAAACGGACGATTTATACAATCATTGCCCAACCTTTACATCGTTATGAGTTTGTTATCGGGAAATATTTAGGTTTGTCCCTTTTAATTTTCGGGGTGGTTGTCTTGATGAGTATTATATCTGCGATATATATTGTTGTTTTAGGCGGAGATATTAATCATTGGTATTTTATCGCTTCGTTCCTTATCTTTATGAAATTATTATTAGTAACAGCCCTTGCTGTTCTCTTTTCTACTTTAAGTTCTCCTATTTTAGGAGCAATTATTGTATTTTGTTTTTATGTATTTGGGCATTCAACAGGAGTGTTAATTGACCTTCCACCGAATTTCGAAGGGACATGGAGTAAACCCGTTTTACAAGCACTATATTACATATTGCCTAATTTTTCTAATTTTGACATCCGTTCTGAAGTTGTTAATGGGGTTCCTGTGTCCTATGTGTATGTGATTTATATAAT
Coding sequences within:
- a CDS encoding ABC transporter ATP-binding protein, with product MNTIAILKTVHLTKKYSGFSSKEYYAVNDLSFEINKGEVFGFLGRNGAGKTTTIKMICGLLIPTSGKVYINGIETIDPNSRKNLGYLPEQPYFYEYLTPRETIEFYCRLKGIDSKERQQEWLRLSELLDLKPIADIRLKNFSKGMRQKIGFAIALVGNPDFLILDEPMSGLDPVGRKHIRELIQQQKEMGKTIFFSSHVLSDVEQLCDRVGVLSKGKLVAIGHVREVLQQDIRQVEVIFKNLDTALIPPLQKKGTLIRTWEDYFQFRFENISIANQVITECLQKGAVIIECSPQRETLEDYFIRMQIVEDSQIRKNDIYYSRVEE
- a CDS encoding ABC transporter permease, producing MRILAVAQNTFRESVRDKVLYVLLLFAGVVIIGSKAVGWISIGQDIKIIKDLSLAGMSVFGALIAIFVGTNLVYKEIDKRTIYTIIAQPLHRYEFVIGKYLGLSLLIFGVVVLMSIISAIYIVVLGGDINHWYFIASFLIFMKLLLVTALAVLFSTLSSPILGAIIVFCFYVFGHSTGVLIDLPPNFEGTWSKPVLQALYYILPNFSNFDIRSEVVNGVPVSYVYVIYIIIYAILYSMFFIYFAVLMFQRKDV